A DNA window from Primulina tabacum isolate GXHZ01 chromosome 12, ASM2559414v2, whole genome shotgun sequence contains the following coding sequences:
- the LOC142521075 gene encoding protein LOWER TEMPERATURE 1-like — protein sequence MDGGCAAPSPPDSGNTATGSGGKATEFLANLPSRGLFSSTVFSSNPGGMRVYVCDHDTSPPEDQLIKTNQTNILIRSLMLKNKAASSVKDGKSPAAGQSSKKRSADRALDGKAAGKRAMSSSQLGSLQEGSSQVVDKNLQNLTVERLRALLKEKGLSPKGKKDELIARLRG from the exons ATGGATGGTGGTTGCGCCGCACCTTCGCCGCCCGATTCAGGCAATACTGCCACTGGTTCCGGCGGCAAAGCCACAGAATTTCTGGCCAACCTCCCATCTCGGGGACTCTTTTCCTCCACGGTCTTTTCCTCCAATCCG GGTGGAATGCGGGTATATGTTTGTGATCATGATACATCACCTCCAG AGGACCAACTCATAAAAACAAACCAGACAAATATACTGATTAGGTCTCTTATGCTGAAGAATAAGGCCGCTTCTTCTGTAAAAGATGGAAAAAGTCCAGCTGCAGGTCAGAGTTCTAAGAAAAG GTCTGCTGATAGAGCTTTGGACGGTAAGGCTGCAGGGAAGAGGGCAATGTCCAGCTCTCAGCTAGGTTCTTTGCAAG AGGGATCTTCCCAAGTGGTGGACAAAAATCTGCAGAACTTGACAGTAGAAAGACTCCGTGCTCTTCTCAAGGAGAAAGGACTCTCACCAAAAGGGAAAAAG GATGAATTGATTGCTCGCTTGAGAGGATAA
- the LOC142520417 gene encoding uncharacterized protein LOC142520417 gives MASNKQREDLRANAEIVHGAEECYKHSLKMLEELGFPRGVLPLKNLEECGLVRETGYVWMKQKSPYEHFFAGTNSVVRYDTEVTAFVEKGKMKKMSGVKSKQLLLWVPIVEMSIDESAGNKIYFKTPMGIGRYFPITSFMDEEEKHLHLEKICESIEA, from the coding sequence ATGGCAAGCAACAAGCAGCGGGAAGATCTCCGTGCGAACGCAGAAATCGTCCATGGAGCTGAGGAGTGCTACAAGCACTCCCTAAAGATGCTGGAAGAACTGGGATTTCCAAGAGGCGTGCTCCCACTCAAGAACCTCGAAGAGTGTGGCCTAGTGCGTGAAACCGGGTACGTCTGGATGAAACAGAAGTCCCCATACGAGCATTTCTTCGCAGGGACGAATAGTGTTGTTAGATATGACACAGAGGTGACTGCATTTGTGGAGAAAGGCAAGATGAAAAAGATGAGTGGTGTTAAAAGCAAACAGCTTCTTCTGTGGGTACCGATAGTCGAAATGAGCATCGACGAATCCGCGGGGAACAAGATTTACTTCAAGACTCCAATGGGAATTGGGAGGTATTTTCCTATTACTTCTTTCATGGATGAAGAGGAGAAGCACCTTCATTTGGAGAAAATATGTGAATCCATTGAGGCTTAA